One part of the Glycine soja cultivar W05 chromosome 11, ASM419377v2, whole genome shotgun sequence genome encodes these proteins:
- the LOC114374772 gene encoding putative serine/threonine-protein kinase-like protein CCR3, translating into MTPPFTLSLSLFSILAVTSVHGLGSAATTAVTYGTATVCGIVAGEPQHRIQCSRNGSRVVPLTLPNASFDAISGGRSFFCGLRSGGRSLHCWDTAATTASFRPKRVFHSDVVQLADVAVGDSQVCAREVQSGVVRCWRGSGGAQFSSPSESLRFRSITCGCGFSCGIVKESGRVVCWGDDNEGANRKGSISDEIHREFKNFTMSSLVAGVSHVCGLTLHGALVCKGNNDSGQLGYNNNNNGGVFLTTSLDHFSGLALGEDFTCGIRTRNGVVVCWGGGFDSNVVKGVSFESLVAGLDYVCGLTTRNLTVVCWGKGRFFHHVPSEVPLGVILPGPCVEGACSGSCGTYPDSGALCHGSGSICYSCQTEIPLAVPLLPPSSSTTTQAVPNQEQPSSRGGKNKNLKEFLVFFIVGSVGAFVGLCTILYFIWICARRILLRRKEVVVGGGNNNSVKPTSSESDAYVDIIPMPNFGSNGTTFRTFSSKSRGSRRLGRHRSGSSSKRVDRTESFSLSELATATENFSLCNKIGAGSFGSVYKGMLRDGREVAIKRGDSTSTMKKKFQEKEIAFDSELTMLSRLHHKHLVRLIGFCEENDERLLVYEYMSNGSLYDHLHDKNNVDKSSSILNSWRMRIKIALDAARGIEYIHNYAVPPIIHRDIKSSNILLDSNWNARVSDFGLSKIWHETEQELMSTTKAVGTVGYIDPEYYVLNVLTTKSDVYGLGVVMLELLTGKRAVFKPEDGSGPMGVVEYTGPKIASGELWSVLDYRVGHPEVNEVESIQIMAYTAMHCVNLEGKERPEMTDIVANLERALAFIEGTPTSLSFASFSAPLE; encoded by the coding sequence ATGACACCACCCTTtactctctccctctccctcttctCCATCCTCGCCGTCACCTCCGTACACGGCCTGGGCTCCGCTGCCACCACCGCCGTCACCTACGGCACCGCCACCGTGTGCGGCATCGTCGCTGGGGAGCCCCAGCACCGCATCCAGTGCTCCCGCAACGGCAGCCGCGTCGTTCCTCTCACCCTCCCCAACGCCTCCTTCGACGCCATCTCCGGCGGCCGGAGCTTCTTCTGCGGCCTCCGCTCCGGTGGCCGCAGCCTCCACTGCTGGGACACCGCCGCCACAACTGCCTCCTTCCGCCCAAAGAGAGTCTTCCACAGCGACGTGGTGCAGTTGGCTGACGTGGCAGTTGGCGACTCCCAGGTCTGCGCGAGAGAGGTGCAATCCGGTGTGGTACGGTGCTGGAGAGGAAGCGGTGGGGCCCAGTTCAGTTCCCCTTCGGAGAGTTTAAGGTTTCGGAGCATCACATGTGGCTGTGGTTTTTCATGTGGGATAGTAAAAGAGAGTGGAAGAGTTGTGTGTTGGGGTGATGATAAcgagggtgcaaatagaaaagGTAGTATTAGTGATGAGATTCACAGAGAGTTTAAGAATTTCACCATGTCAAGTTTGGTTGCTGGGGTGTCTCATGTGTGTGGTTTGACTCTTCACGGGGCTTTGGTTTGTAAAGGGAACAATGATTCTGGTCAACTAggatacaacaacaacaacaatggtgGTGTTTTTTTAACAACTTCTTTGGATCATTTTTCAGGTCTTGCTTTGGGAGAAGATTTCACGTGTGGAATTAGGACTAGGAACGGTGTTGTTGTGTGTTGGGGTGGTGGTTTTGATAGTAATGTGGTGAAAGGTGTTTCTTTTGAGTCACTTGTTGCTGGTTTGGATTACGTGTGTGGGTTAACAACTAGGAATTTGACAGTGGTGTGTTGGGGTAAAGGTAGGTTTTTTCATCATGTGCCTAGTGAGGTTCCATTGGGTGTGATTCTTCCAGGTCCATGTGTTGAAGGTGCTTGTAGTGGTTCTTGTGGTACATATCCTGATTCTGGTGCTCTTTGTCATGGCTCTGGGAGTATTTGTTACTCTTGTCAAACTGAGATCCCACTAGCTGTTCCATTGCTTccaccatcatcatcaacaacaacacaagCTGTTCCAAATCAAGAACAACCTTCTTCACGTGGagggaaaaacaaaaacttgaaggagtttttggttttttttattgttggatCAGTTGGTGCTTTTGTGGGGTTATGCACTATTCTCTATTTCATTTGGATTTGTGCAAGGAGGATTTTGTTGAGGAGAAAAGAAGTAGTAGTAGGAGGAGGTAATAATAATTCTGTGAAGCCTACTAGCTCAGAGAGTGATGCATATGTGGATATAATCCCCATGCCTAATTTTGGTTCCAATGGAACAACATTCAGAACATTTTCTAGCAAAAGTCGGGGATCAAGAAGATTGGGGAGGCATAGGAGTGGTTCATCGTCGAAGCGTGTGGACAGAACCGAGAGTTTCTCATTGTCTGAACTTGCAACAGCCACTGAAAACTTCTCATTGTGTAATAAAATAGGTGCTGGTAGCTTTGGAAGTGTTTACAAAGGCATGCTACGAGATGGTCGTGAAGTTGCAATTAAGAGAGGAGATAGTACTAGTACCATGAAGAAGAAATTTCAGGAGAAAGAGATTGCTTTTGATTCAGAATTGACCATGCTGTCACGGCTTCACCACAAGCACTTGGTGAGGCTAATTGGGTTCTGTGAGGAGAATGATGAGAGGCTCTTGGTCTATGAGTACATGAGCAATGGTTCACTTTATGACCACTTGCATGACAAGAACAATGTTGACAAGAGTAGCAGCATTTTGAATTCTTGGAGGATGAGGATCAAGATTGCATTGGATGCTGCTAGGGGAATTGAATACATTCACAACTATGCAGTTCCACCCATTATCCACAGGGACATCAAGTCCTCAAATATACTCTTGGATTCAAACTGGAATGCTAGAGTTTCTGACTTTGGATTGTCAAAAATTTGGCATGAGACTGAACAAGAATTGATGTCCACCACCAAAGCAGTTGGAACTGTTGGATACATAGACCCTGAGTACTATGTGTTGAATGTGTTAACCACAAAGAGTGATGTGTATGGTTTAGGAGTGGTGATGTTGGAGCTTCTCACAGGGAAAAGAGCAGTGTTCAAACCTGAAGATGGATCAGGCCCTATGGGGGTGGTGGAATACACAGGGCCAAAGATTGCATCAGGAGAGCTTTGGAGTGTGTTGGATTATAGAGTTGGTCATCCAGAAGTGAATGAGGTTGAGTCCATTCAAATCATGGCTTACACTGCTATGCATTGTGTGAACTTGGAGGGAAAAGAGAGGCCTGAAATGACTGACATTGTTGCTAACTTGGAGAGAGCATTGGCTTTCATTGAGGGCACCCCTACTAGCCTCTCCTTTGCTTCATTCTCTGCCCCTCTTGAATAA